One genomic region from Reichenbachiella ulvae encodes:
- a CDS encoding imelysin family protein: MKYRLLLVLSTFLIFGCETNDGDDTNDGFDRTAMLTNWADNLIIPAYNHYYDELTKLDEAKDAFVTDQSEVNLQTLRTSWKEAYKAWQWVGMYQIGQSESIYLLGFTNTFPADAAQIENLIASGEYNFELPTRMSQQGFPALDYLINGLGADDAAILAVYQGDSGASYVQYLSDVVDRLLNLTSQVVDNWNQGYRETFIANSGSSKSSAVDKLVNDYISYFEGHIRKAKIGDPAGVFTGVKDPNTVEGFYQSDIAKSLFLESLKASKAFFNGEYFDQTGSGESLFSYLKYLNTIKETEALEELINEQFDLAEQKSSALSDNFSEQVVLDNTLMLETYQELQRNVVFMKVDMLSAMSIAVDYMDNDGD; the protein is encoded by the coding sequence ATGAAATATAGATTGCTTCTTGTTCTATCAACCTTTTTGATTTTTGGATGTGAAACCAATGATGGTGATGATACCAATGATGGTTTTGATCGCACGGCCATGTTGACCAACTGGGCCGACAATTTGATCATTCCAGCTTATAATCATTATTATGATGAATTAACCAAGCTTGACGAGGCAAAAGATGCGTTTGTAACGGATCAAAGTGAGGTTAATCTGCAGACCCTTCGTACCAGTTGGAAAGAAGCATATAAGGCTTGGCAATGGGTAGGAATGTACCAGATTGGCCAATCCGAATCTATTTATTTGTTGGGTTTCACCAATACATTTCCGGCTGATGCCGCCCAAATTGAAAACTTAATAGCTTCCGGGGAATACAATTTTGAATTGCCCACCCGAATGAGCCAACAAGGCTTTCCCGCTTTGGATTACCTGATCAATGGATTAGGAGCTGATGATGCTGCCATTCTAGCCGTATATCAGGGGGACAGCGGAGCTTCATATGTACAGTATTTGTCTGATGTGGTGGATCGATTGTTGAATCTTACCAGTCAGGTAGTTGATAATTGGAATCAAGGATATAGAGAAACTTTTATCGCCAATAGTGGATCAAGTAAAAGTAGTGCAGTTGATAAGCTGGTGAATGACTATATATCTTATTTCGAAGGCCATATCAGAAAAGCCAAAATTGGAGATCCAGCAGGTGTTTTTACCGGAGTGAAAGATCCAAATACTGTAGAAGGCTTCTATCAAAGCGACATAGCTAAGTCTTTGTTTTTAGAAAGTCTCAAAGCATCCAAAGCTTTTTTTAATGGTGAATATTTTGACCAAACTGGTTCCGGTGAGAGTTTGTTTAGTTATTTAAAGTATCTCAATACGATTAAAGAAACGGAAGCTCTGGAGGAGTTGATTAATGAGCAATTTGATTTGGCTGAACAAAAGTCTTCCGCTCTTTCGGATAATTTCTCTGAGCAAGTTGTATTAGACAATACCTTAATGCTTGAAACCTATCAGGAATTGCAACGCAATGTAGTGTTTATGAAAGTTGATATGCTTTCTGCAATGAGTATTGCGGTCGACTATATGGACAACGATGGTGACTGA